Part of the Sebastes umbrosus isolate fSebUmb1 chromosome 3, fSebUmb1.pri, whole genome shotgun sequence genome is shown below.
TTCCTGGCCTACCTGTTCTTCCTGGTATGGCTCGGAGTGACTGCATTCACCAGCCTGCCGGTCTTCATGTACTTCAACGTTTGGTCCATGTGTCAGAACACCAGCTTGGCGGAGGGAGCCAATCTCTGCCTGGACCTGCGTCAGTTTGGTATGTGCCATCTCTgaaacagatggatggatgtgtcaTATCTATCTATTGTCATATCTATTTTTATCATTGAAATAATGAGGTTACTGTAACAACTCTGCATTATCTTGCACAATGTTAATGAAGTTATGGCAGCTGATGACCTTTACAGTATGGCAAATTAAcaagaaacaaaacatttataatttatttagaGACACAGAATCTTATATGCTTATATGCCACAGGGCGTAAAGAGTGCTTTCTACGGTGCGGTCAACTTTcaacacttttgttttccaCTCACTTTGGTTCAAACGCatggagagaaaataatttatcTTTCTCGGCTTTCTGAGTTCAAGCTTGGTCAACTTTGATCTGCTTTTTGTTGCTCTGGCCTGAGAAGAACTAGTGTCCATACTGATCTGCATTGGACGATATCATTCAGACCCCAACTAAAAgttatacattttgaaaaaaaataagatttttccCTCCCTTTGGGACTTATTAAAGTGGAAATGGTTTTCTTATTATCCACAGAAATGGTTAATCAGCTCTTGAATACAGTCTGTCCGTGCATCTTGTGCTCTTGAAATAGAGTGAAGAAAGGTTTGCATAATACTGGACACCATATTTCCCCTGCACCGCCTGATTTCTGACAGAACACATACTGCGTGTATCCTCCCACTTAGTGCAGGCAAGTTACTGGCACACACAATGgaaaaacctgtgtgtgtgcgacaAAATTGCCAAATTACCAGTAGAAAGCCCACAGTGTACCATGTGCCACAAAGAAGCCCAGAGCGTCTCCCTCCTCAAAAGGACTAATTAAGCTGAGGAAACCTGGACTTTATCAGTGGTTTAATGACAGAAAATGACCCCATCTGTGTTTGTTAGAAGATGTTGGTAGAAGGTCTGGGGACTTAACATGAGTTTGTCTCAGTTGACGTCGTGGTACTTCAGACATCACACAGGTGGGCCGGTGATTGAATAACTGTTCTCTCATTATTCAGGTGCCCATGACACCCAGACAAAGGCTTTGTCGTTTTATATGGGTGTCTGTTTTAGGATTGGAAATGAGGATATGTTGTGTATAAAAACATACAGctggtggacaaaataacagcgtaaaaactttaaaacaaagaatgtatatataataataaataaataataataataatatcttaataatatatatatataaatatatatattatttataataagaAATGAAATTTATATAAGAAATATCAGGAGATGCATTTCAAAGTCCAACAATACAACGTTTTGTACGTTTTGATCTTTTTGAGTTTCTGTACAAACATTTTGGGCAGAATAACCTTTGCAGCACAGCAAATTAAGTGAACCATTTCCAAAAAGCAATCATCCTACTAACCAAAAGGGGGGGttaaaaaagtgcaataaaaaaaagtattttacagTGGGCTCATAGCTATTTGCACATGgacaaaataaaaccaaataaataagCATCAATCATAAACCCACACTAATTACTCACTATAGAATGTACTGTTTGATTTTCAcaacacatttcaaaataattcaCTTTTCCATGCTGCCTTATTGGATAACACACAACTTAATGGCAGTACAGAATTTTGGGAATGCTCAACATTAACTTTCTTTGCAATTGAGAACATAGTGTTTTATGGTTCAATTCAGTATCACCCAGTTAAAAGAATGGTTTATTGTAGttatctttctctttcttcaacCCTTTTAGcagatgaggaaaaaacaaaaacaacccttttaacagggaaagaaaatggaagaaacctcaggaaaagcaacacaacctcctctacacaccagatagatagagccagagcaacacgacctcctctccaccatgtaacCTAGAGAAAGGACAAGATTTTTGTTCATGGTTCACAGTTGCTTTGGTaatgtaaacatactgtatgtttgtcatGCCAATAAGCCCCTTTGGACTGAGTTGAATTGTTAGAGGCAAAATCTCctggaggatgagagagagagagagagagagagaggcacacaGCAGTGGGACAACGGAGGGTTATTTAGAGGCAGTGCGTCTTTGGCAGGACTACTAGGCTTAAATTATACATTGAGACTCAGACTGACCCGCCAGCCGGATGATAAAAGAATATGTAACTAATTGAAAGTTATGGCAAAAAGATGGGTTTTGAGTTTGGATTTAAAGACCTCCACAGATTCCGACTGTCTGATGCCAATAGGAAAGTTATTCCAGAGGAAAGGGGCCTTTGGCCTATACTGACTTCTTTTTTACTCTGGGGACAGACAGGAGCCTTGTATTCTGAGAGAGGAGAGTTCTCATTGGAATATAAAGTTTAAGTAGATCAGAAAGGTGAGAAGGGGTGTGTCCATTTACAATTTTGTTAGTCATCAGAAGCACTTTAAAGTCTGATCTGACATGGATCGAGAGCCCAGTTTAATGAAGCTAAAACTGGTGTAATGTGGTCAAATTTTCTAGTTTTAGTTCAGATTCTtgctgcagcattctgaacCATTTGAAGGCTTCTTGTACTAGAACGAGGCAGACCTGAGAGCAAAACATTACAATAATCCAGTCTGGACAATACAAAGGCCTGGATTAGAATCTCTGCATCAGCCATGGATAAAGAAGACCTGATTTTAGCGATGTTGCGTAGGTGAAAGAAAGCGATCTTTGTGATGTCTTTAATGTGCTGATCAAAAGAAAGAGTTGAATCGAACGTGACGCCAAGATTCTTAACTGTTGAACTCAAGGATATCACACAGTTATCTAATGATACTGTTACCTGATCAAACTGATGTCTATGTCGAGCAGGGCCAATGACCAGCATCTCAGTTTATCTGAATTTAAGAGCAAGAAATCCAGTTTTCACCGCAGACAGGCAGGCCTCTAACTTAATAATTTGTGATCGATCCTCCCCTTTCATAGGCATATACAGCTGTGTGTCATCAGCGTAACAGTGGAAATTAATTCCATGACTATAATTTGGCCAAAAGGTGCGATGTATAGGGAGAAGAGCAGAGGGCCAAGAACAGAGCCCTGAGGTACGCCATATTTCACCTCAGAGAATATTGATGTCGTATTATTAAAGGTAACACACTGTGCTGCATGTTGCACTGAGTTCCAGTTGTAAAAGTACCCAGATGGAATCTGAATCCATGTTTAGGAGCAGATCATTTACGACTTTAGTAAGCACAGTTTCGGTGGAGTTCGCTGGCCCTGAAAGCAGACTGAAAGGGTTCGAAAATGTCACTAAATATGTTCAGAAAGTTGTTGAGACATCATTCTTTCTAGTACTTTAGAAAAGAATGGAAGGTTTGAGACTCGTCGATAGTTATTTAGAGACCATGGGtcaagatgtgtttttttaagtagAGGTTTAAGTACGGCTGTCTTGAAGCTAGTAGGGACAATGCCAAGAGACAAGTTGACAATATTCAACATTGTAGGTCCCAGAAATGGCCATAGATCTTTAAAACGTTTAGCTGGTAAGGGGTCGAGGAGACAGGTGATAGGTTTAGAAACTGAAATCAGTTTAGACAGAGTTTCAAGAGAGACGGTGTCAAAATGTGTAAGGACAGAGACCAACTATTTGGAGGTTTGGGTTCTACACTGTGATCATTTTGAGGTGCATTCCCACCAGCAGCACACTGTGGACATACTGGACAGTTCCCAGTGGCCAACAGTGCAGTACCAGTGAAACATTGATCTCAGTCCATTTGAATTGAGATTATTTCAGAGCTGCGGGAAAGTAATATGCaaatttttttcagtttattcaTCAGCATTCTTGCAAAATATGGATGAAGAGTTTGagttttaatatttctgtttatcaGGAGCGGTGACCATCTCTGAGGAGAGGAAGGTGTGTACAGGATCTGAGAAGTTCTTCAAGATGTGTGAGTCCAATGAGGTAAGAACAAACAGGGAGAGAAGTCTGGAGAAATTTGAAGTGacacagatataaaatgtgatttGTGACCTGTTTCAAGACAAAAGAGCAGAAAAATATAATCTCTGATTTCCATCAAAAACCAGCTGGACTTGACCTTCCATCTGTTCGTGTGCACACTGGCAGGAGCAGGAGCTGCTGTCATCGCCATGGTGAGGACCATTATTCTCATATCTGATTGGCTACGGGCCTGgagtgctcacacacacacacacacagaggagagaatCTCGTGTGTCTGCAGTAATACAGACAGAGAGTCACCAAGCTGTTCAGATATCAGAGATGTTCTCTACACTGGATGCATTCAGCAGATATTTTCTAATGGTATCTCTCTCCTGTCCACCACTTGTGTAAAAAGCAGAGCATTAAcaaacatccatccattttctgcaCCTGCTTATTTCTGCTCAGAGTCACAAGGGGTTGGCATCTATCCCAGAAACGCTCTCCACTTCCtccacagtttgtttttttgccagaaAGACAAACTGTGAAGCCTTTAAACACTAAAGAGCCTCAGTAGAATGAGGGACTTCTAATTTGACAGCATATGTATTTCTGCTTTGTGGCAGCAGGTATGGTTCTCTCCACGGTAATATGATAACAAATCCATATCAATGCTTTAGACTGTTTACAGTATAATGCCAATCAGTTTTTTATGAATTGACTTGGACTCCAAAATGAAAAGCAACCCACACACATCAGTGTGTGTAGAACATGCAAAAAGGGCGTCTCTATGATGGATTTGTGGAAAGAGAAAGCATTCCGACTACAGGTTTGTTCAACTggcaataatacaaaaatatcacCTGGGGAAAACAAGCCTAAAATAGAAATGAAAGTAACAAAGGCTTGATGAAGCATGGTCTAAATACAGAAACTATTAAGGTAGTTTGATTCTAAAATACCTTAGGATGAATTAAAGTGCTGTCCTGTATGTGATCAACAAGTTAAAGGGGAGAGCTCCGTCAACTCAGTACAGCTTCTGTTGTCTCAAACCTTCAAAACTACATGACACAGAAATCAAACGTGTTCACAACAGAAAAGTGTGAATTTCAAATATTATGTTTCAATTACCTcatatttaaacctgcaataacatgtttggccacttgggggcaacaacaagctgtaaacaccaCCTCTGACATGTTATCTTTcaatgtcaagtcaagtcaatttgaaTTATATAGcccaaaaatcacaaatcataCATTAGCCTCAGGGGGCTTAAAATCTGTACAGTATACGACACCCTTAAAAAACTCCTctgaaaaaaaacctttaacagGGAAATAATATGAAGAAACCTCTTGAAgggcaacagaggagggatcccccttccaggatggacagacgtgcaatagatgtcgtgtgtacagagtaacaacataatgtaaatacaacatagacaatccatattacaaaaaaacataatacataTAAATGGCAGACATCAAGCAGATAcataacattagcattcattagGAGTCGTGCTTGTgtctgatgaatgtaagtccaataccAACTCTCCTTTTAGTTCTccaatatctggctctttagctgctgaatGCTGCACTATGTTCTCCTGGTGACGgatagaacaaaacaaaaaatacaagttattttcttgtttgtgccactttggatttaatccgaTAAACAAACATACACGGACTCTGTTCCTTCAACGTGATTGACAGAGCCTCggtgcagctctacttcttggtcctctcatgttggactgaagacagactggacgctacagtgactcactatcgcctctccAGGTGcacaagtggtattacaagacaggacggggcggggctagctggttagcatgctagtattagtagatatctctgcaacacaacacatagacgtctttgacacgtcaacactgtaacctcttcacatgcagctgataatgtttttttggaATGTTTCGAACAAAAATATTAGCGTCTCATTCGGGTACCGTTCGGACTAAAGATGTCGATACATGCAAAACAAACATAGCGAGTTGTTGTGTGGTTTGCTTCACATGTGCTTTCATTAACCCtggcttctcctctcctccctcaggTCCATTTCCTGATGGCTCTAGCTGCTAACTGGGGCTATCTGAAGGACGCCAGCCGGATTCAGAAGTACGAGGACATCAAGTcgaaggaggagcaggagctgcATGACATCCACTCTACACGCTCCAAAGAACGTCTCAATGcctacacataaacacacagctaCGAGAAACAACACGCGCACACTTacctgtcagacacacacaagatgatatacacacacacacacgcacacgcacacacacacacgcacacacacacgcacacacacacacacacacacacacacacacacacagggcctgACACAAGCCTAAGGATGGcagaaacatacagtacacaccaacatacatacattcaaAGACACAAATAAAGACACAAGTAGGCAGAAATGAgttaataacataaaaatgatgaaaacacagacaccaTGCAGTAGATCATTGGCTCAGGTGATCTATGCTAACACTTTAGCTCCACTATGTTGGTTTGCTCCATACTTTGATTAACTTCTGAGTGAAAGGAATCCTTTATTAGCTTTACCTTAAAAGTGAAAATCGGAGGAAGTGGTGCTGGTGATGGCAGATTGCATACTGCCCAAAGTCACGGATAAGAAGCTGAAGGACTTCATGATATTTCACTCTGAAGTTATAAAGGCTTAAATCTACCAGGGCTGGCCTCAGCCTTTTTGGGGCCCTGAGCTCGTCTCCCCACTTCAACCTCCAATGTCCCCAAAGTAGCTTTGCGGCTTGTGAACGGAAAGAATCTGGCCAAACATCCCAGAAAGAAACCAAAATAACCATAATACCTAAAACAACTGAACACGTCCAGTATGTGTATAAAATAGAATCATGGAATCATACaagataataacacgttaagaAAGACAAATAATGAACAGAAGAACCCAaagaaatgttatattttaatttgcatgtttgtggACCCCGGTGGCCGTAAGCTTTACCGGCTTACCGTCCGTTACCATGGCGATCATCACATTGGCTGTTAGCATGGCACACTGAAGTCAACAATCTACAGCAAACACACTGTTGAGTTTGGTGTCTATGAGCTCATCTTTTAATGTGGAGCAATGTCCCTGTGgctccccaacacacacatacacacacacacacacacacacacacacacacacacatagatgtgGCTGAATGGTCGGTGTTGTGTAGGCAGTGTTGTATGGTGGTGTCATGCTGTGTCGTGTCGTTTCGCCACATTATGATGACTGGTATTGGTCCCCATGGAAATGTGTACCTCCCGGGTACAAATGGGTAGCTTTGATAACTCCCCCCCATCCTTTTCCCTTCAACCCTACCCATCCTCTTTCTCTACTATGTGACCTCTTCATCTGGAGCCCAGTTTCATTAGTTGTTCCACATGTTCTTGCTCCACACACTGACCGGTACGTCCCACGAGCGGCCGTTTGCGGGTTTTTGAAATGAAGCCCAGGCTTAATAGTTCAttctaatgataataatgatgaaaccatatgttgattgattgatagatgaTGTCAGAAATTATCTTATTATTCTAAATTCCCCTAATATTGCTTCATTTGTAGTCTATTACATATCGGGCTCCTTCAGCTCACTTGACCTTTCAGAGTAAAAGCTCTGACGATGCCGGTAACAGCTAATGAAACGGGGCTCTGCGTCCTTCCACCTTCATCCCCAGTTTATATGAACTGGTGATTTGTCCTCAGAAACAGCACATCTTAGCAGCACAAAGTCTTTTTAACATGTGTCATGTTCTCATCAGGCTGatcaataatgtttttttttttctcactttttagaATTTTGCCACATTTTTGTCAGTATTATTTATGTGTAATTTTAGCAATGGGGGTATTTAAATGGGGaaggtgtgtgggggggtgggcGGGGGATGGGACGGGGGTTGTTATAtgactttttcacattttcatgtaATGATTCTATATTTAAGTggttctgcacacacacaaatacacacaaacacacacatacacatgcgtATACACCAATCATCTTGAGAGGTTTCAATTCTCTTTTTTATATCTTTCTTTCAAGAAGCCCGAATGTGACCAAAATGACCATTTATTTGTaagttgaatttaaaaaaagaatgactGATACTAATAGTCAGCTTGTCATTGGTGACATACAGATGATTACTGGTGTTGGTTGGTTGTACAGGAGTGACATCACTAAAGGTTGTAAAGGCTGAGGCAGGATGTGGTTCAAGATGGAGGGTTCAGAGTTTGTGAGGTGTTTGAAGTGGATGAGATGGAGCGGTGCAACTTGAGAGATGGGAAcgctgaattataaaaaaagaaaaagaaagaagaaagaaaaaggtctGGAGATGCTGCAGGAACcaggaaataagaaataaaactgACCATTAGTGGCTGCAGTAGGAATGATTAGCTTTACTGGATAGATTTTAAGTTCATATTTGGTGTCTCAATGATCTTCCTGTGCTTTTATACTGGATGCTGTATACTGTATTCTTTTCTGATCAGCAGGACTATACTTTATTTGCAAGGATGCAACTTTAAGTAACCTGTTTGAATTGGATCTCAACTAAAATACCATCATTCTGAATGCAGTTGGAACATGAAGTTTTACTTGCTTGACTTTTGACTTGTCTTAGTTGT
Proteins encoded:
- the LOC119485245 gene encoding neuronal membrane glycoprotein M6-a-like — its product is MEENMDESQSQKGCKECCERCVGSLPWASLIATILLYMGVALFCGCGHEALSGTVTILQNYFEVIRAPGETLDVFTIIDILKYIIYGLAAGFFVFGVLLLVEGFFTTGAIRDLYGEFKISACGRCLTAFLMFLAYLFFLVWLGVTAFTSLPVFMYFNVWSMCQNTSLAEGANLCLDLRQFGAVTISEERKVCTGSEKFFKMCESNELDLTFHLFVCTLAGAGAAVIAMVHFLMALAANWGYLKDASRIQKYEDIKSKEEQELHDIHSTRSKERLNAYT